The following are encoded together in the Mustela nigripes isolate SB6536 chromosome 11, MUSNIG.SB6536, whole genome shotgun sequence genome:
- the TFAP4 gene encoding transcription factor AP-4 isoform X1 produces the protein MQFLTPRKEAGGVLSFHQLFPALKQTSDQLQTHTHIHTPGEAGRRDLPPAPPARLPPLAAAAASIWDRPFLHLRPALLFDSDFHLAFSGGPRDPARAEEGGRSLWSISWCPLRSLANIPLTPETQRDQERRIRREIANSNERRRMQSINAGFQSLKTLIPHTDGEKLSKAAILQQTAEYIFSLEQEKTRLLQQNTQLKRFIQELSGSSPKRRRAEDKDEGIGSPDIWEDEKAEDLRREMIELRQQLDKERSVRMMLEEQVRSLEAHMYPEKLKVIAQQVQLQQQQEQVRLLHQEKLEREQQHLRTQLLPPPAPTHHPTVIVPAPPPPSHHINVVTMGPSSVINSVSTSRQNLDTIVQAIQHIEGTQERQEQEEEQRRAVIVKPARSCPEAHASDTASDSEASDSDAMDQSREEPAGNGGLP, from the exons ATGCAATTCCTTACTCCGCGGAAGGAGGCCGGGGGAGTGCTGAGTTTTCACCAGCTGTTTCCCGCCTTGAAACAGACATCTGATCagctgcaaacacacacacacatacacacgcccGGGGAGGCAGGCCGGAGAGacctccctcccgcccctcccgcccgcctccctcccctcgccgccgccgccgccagcatCTGGGACCGGCCGTTTCTGCACCTCCGTCCGGCGCTGCTCTTTGATTCGGATTTCCATCTTGCATTCTCCGGCGGACCGCGGGACCCGGCTCGTGCAGAGGAGGGGGGCCGATCGCTATGGAGTATTTCATGGTGCCCACTCAGAAG CCTTGCCAACATTCCATTGACCCCTGAGACTCAGCGGGACCAGGAGCGGCGGATTCGGCGGGAGATCGCAAACAGCAACGAGCGGAGACGCATGCAGAGCATCAACGCGGGCTTCCAGTCCCTCAAGACCCTCATCCCCCACACAGATGGAGAGAAGCTCAGCAAG gcagcCATTCTCCAGCAGACGGCAGAGTACATCTTCTCCCTGGAGCAGGAGAAGACCAGGCTCCTGCAGCAAAACACACAGCTCAAGCGCTTTATCCAG GAGCTGAGCGGCTCATCCCCCAAGCGGCGGCGGGCCGAGGACAAGGACGAGGGCATCGGGTCGCCAGACATCTGGGAAGACGAGAAGGCGGAGGACTTGCGCCGGGAGATGATCGAGCTGAGGCAGCAGCTGGACAAGGAGCGCTCGGTGCGCATGATGCTGGAGGAGCAG GTGCGCTCGCTGGAGGCACACATGTATCCGGAAAAGCTCAAGGTGATCGCCCAGCAGGTGCAGCTGCAGCAGCAACAGGAGCAGGTGCGGCTGCTGCACCAGGAGAAACTAGAGCGGGAGCAGCAGCACCTGCGGACCCAG CTCCTGCCCCCTCcggcccccacccaccaccccacaGTGATCGTGCCCgcgccaccccctccctcccaccacatCAACGTCGTCACCATGGGCCCCTCCTCGGTCATCAACTCTGTTTCCACGTCCCGGCAAAATCTGGACACCATTGTGCAG gcgaTCCAGCACATCGAGGGCACCCAGGAaaggcaggagcaggaggaggaacagcGGCGAGCGGTCATCGTGAAGCCAGCCCGCAGCTGCCCAGAGGCCCACGCCTCTGACACCGCCTCCGATTCGGAGGCCTCAGACAGCGACGCCATGGACCAGAGCCGGGAGGAGCCAGCAGGGAACGGGGGgcttccctga
- the TFAP4 gene encoding transcription factor AP-4 isoform X2: MEYFMVPTQKVPSLQHFRKTEKEVIGGLCSLANIPLTPETQRDQERRIRREIANSNERRRMQSINAGFQSLKTLIPHTDGEKLSKAAILQQTAEYIFSLEQEKTRLLQQNTQLKRFIQELSGSSPKRRRAEDKDEGIGSPDIWEDEKAEDLRREMIELRQQLDKERSVRMMLEEQVRSLEAHMYPEKLKVIAQQVQLQQQQEQVRLLHQEKLEREQQHLRTQLLPPPAPTHHPTVIVPAPPPPSHHINVVTMGPSSVINSVSTSRQNLDTIVQAIQHIEGTQERQEQEEEQRRAVIVKPARSCPEAHASDTASDSEASDSDAMDQSREEPAGNGGLP; this comes from the exons ATGGAGTATTTCATGGTGCCCACTCAGAAGGTGCCCTCTTTGCAACATTtcaggaaaacagagaaagaagtgATAGGAGGGCTCTGTAG CCTTGCCAACATTCCATTGACCCCTGAGACTCAGCGGGACCAGGAGCGGCGGATTCGGCGGGAGATCGCAAACAGCAACGAGCGGAGACGCATGCAGAGCATCAACGCGGGCTTCCAGTCCCTCAAGACCCTCATCCCCCACACAGATGGAGAGAAGCTCAGCAAG gcagcCATTCTCCAGCAGACGGCAGAGTACATCTTCTCCCTGGAGCAGGAGAAGACCAGGCTCCTGCAGCAAAACACACAGCTCAAGCGCTTTATCCAG GAGCTGAGCGGCTCATCCCCCAAGCGGCGGCGGGCCGAGGACAAGGACGAGGGCATCGGGTCGCCAGACATCTGGGAAGACGAGAAGGCGGAGGACTTGCGCCGGGAGATGATCGAGCTGAGGCAGCAGCTGGACAAGGAGCGCTCGGTGCGCATGATGCTGGAGGAGCAG GTGCGCTCGCTGGAGGCACACATGTATCCGGAAAAGCTCAAGGTGATCGCCCAGCAGGTGCAGCTGCAGCAGCAACAGGAGCAGGTGCGGCTGCTGCACCAGGAGAAACTAGAGCGGGAGCAGCAGCACCTGCGGACCCAG CTCCTGCCCCCTCcggcccccacccaccaccccacaGTGATCGTGCCCgcgccaccccctccctcccaccacatCAACGTCGTCACCATGGGCCCCTCCTCGGTCATCAACTCTGTTTCCACGTCCCGGCAAAATCTGGACACCATTGTGCAG gcgaTCCAGCACATCGAGGGCACCCAGGAaaggcaggagcaggaggaggaacagcGGCGAGCGGTCATCGTGAAGCCAGCCCGCAGCTGCCCAGAGGCCCACGCCTCTGACACCGCCTCCGATTCGGAGGCCTCAGACAGCGACGCCATGGACCAGAGCCGGGAGGAGCCAGCAGGGAACGGGGGgcttccctga
- the TFAP4 gene encoding transcription factor AP-4 isoform X3, which produces MVDDSLANIPLTPETQRDQERRIRREIANSNERRRMQSINAGFQSLKTLIPHTDGEKLSKAAILQQTAEYIFSLEQEKTRLLQQNTQLKRFIQELSGSSPKRRRAEDKDEGIGSPDIWEDEKAEDLRREMIELRQQLDKERSVRMMLEEQVRSLEAHMYPEKLKVIAQQVQLQQQQEQVRLLHQEKLEREQQHLRTQLLPPPAPTHHPTVIVPAPPPPSHHINVVTMGPSSVINSVSTSRQNLDTIVQAIQHIEGTQERQEQEEEQRRAVIVKPARSCPEAHASDTASDSEASDSDAMDQSREEPAGNGGLP; this is translated from the exons CCTTGCCAACATTCCATTGACCCCTGAGACTCAGCGGGACCAGGAGCGGCGGATTCGGCGGGAGATCGCAAACAGCAACGAGCGGAGACGCATGCAGAGCATCAACGCGGGCTTCCAGTCCCTCAAGACCCTCATCCCCCACACAGATGGAGAGAAGCTCAGCAAG gcagcCATTCTCCAGCAGACGGCAGAGTACATCTTCTCCCTGGAGCAGGAGAAGACCAGGCTCCTGCAGCAAAACACACAGCTCAAGCGCTTTATCCAG GAGCTGAGCGGCTCATCCCCCAAGCGGCGGCGGGCCGAGGACAAGGACGAGGGCATCGGGTCGCCAGACATCTGGGAAGACGAGAAGGCGGAGGACTTGCGCCGGGAGATGATCGAGCTGAGGCAGCAGCTGGACAAGGAGCGCTCGGTGCGCATGATGCTGGAGGAGCAG GTGCGCTCGCTGGAGGCACACATGTATCCGGAAAAGCTCAAGGTGATCGCCCAGCAGGTGCAGCTGCAGCAGCAACAGGAGCAGGTGCGGCTGCTGCACCAGGAGAAACTAGAGCGGGAGCAGCAGCACCTGCGGACCCAG CTCCTGCCCCCTCcggcccccacccaccaccccacaGTGATCGTGCCCgcgccaccccctccctcccaccacatCAACGTCGTCACCATGGGCCCCTCCTCGGTCATCAACTCTGTTTCCACGTCCCGGCAAAATCTGGACACCATTGTGCAG gcgaTCCAGCACATCGAGGGCACCCAGGAaaggcaggagcaggaggaggaacagcGGCGAGCGGTCATCGTGAAGCCAGCCCGCAGCTGCCCAGAGGCCCACGCCTCTGACACCGCCTCCGATTCGGAGGCCTCAGACAGCGACGCCATGGACCAGAGCCGGGAGGAGCCAGCAGGGAACGGGGGgcttccctga
- the TFAP4 gene encoding transcription factor AP-4 isoform X4, translated as MQSINAGFQSLKTLIPHTDGEKLSKAAILQQTAEYIFSLEQEKTRLLQQNTQLKRFIQELSGSSPKRRRAEDKDEGIGSPDIWEDEKAEDLRREMIELRQQLDKERSVRMMLEEQVRSLEAHMYPEKLKVIAQQVQLQQQQEQVRLLHQEKLEREQQHLRTQLLPPPAPTHHPTVIVPAPPPPSHHINVVTMGPSSVINSVSTSRQNLDTIVQAIQHIEGTQERQEQEEEQRRAVIVKPARSCPEAHASDTASDSEASDSDAMDQSREEPAGNGGLP; from the exons ATGCAGAGCATCAACGCGGGCTTCCAGTCCCTCAAGACCCTCATCCCCCACACAGATGGAGAGAAGCTCAGCAAG gcagcCATTCTCCAGCAGACGGCAGAGTACATCTTCTCCCTGGAGCAGGAGAAGACCAGGCTCCTGCAGCAAAACACACAGCTCAAGCGCTTTATCCAG GAGCTGAGCGGCTCATCCCCCAAGCGGCGGCGGGCCGAGGACAAGGACGAGGGCATCGGGTCGCCAGACATCTGGGAAGACGAGAAGGCGGAGGACTTGCGCCGGGAGATGATCGAGCTGAGGCAGCAGCTGGACAAGGAGCGCTCGGTGCGCATGATGCTGGAGGAGCAG GTGCGCTCGCTGGAGGCACACATGTATCCGGAAAAGCTCAAGGTGATCGCCCAGCAGGTGCAGCTGCAGCAGCAACAGGAGCAGGTGCGGCTGCTGCACCAGGAGAAACTAGAGCGGGAGCAGCAGCACCTGCGGACCCAG CTCCTGCCCCCTCcggcccccacccaccaccccacaGTGATCGTGCCCgcgccaccccctccctcccaccacatCAACGTCGTCACCATGGGCCCCTCCTCGGTCATCAACTCTGTTTCCACGTCCCGGCAAAATCTGGACACCATTGTGCAG gcgaTCCAGCACATCGAGGGCACCCAGGAaaggcaggagcaggaggaggaacagcGGCGAGCGGTCATCGTGAAGCCAGCCCGCAGCTGCCCAGAGGCCCACGCCTCTGACACCGCCTCCGATTCGGAGGCCTCAGACAGCGACGCCATGGACCAGAGCCGGGAGGAGCCAGCAGGGAACGGGGGgcttccctga